The stretch of DNA GGCCGGCTCGCTGAGCTGTCGGTACATTTGCTCTGTCACCGTCACACCCGCGGCCGAGGAGCACATGGGAGGGGGGGGACGCAGGGACTCTCTCGCGGAGCGCGTCCGCGAGGGCGCGGCTGACTCGACGGGGCAGCGCGAGGCGCGGAAGGTCCAGGTCGAGGTCAGCGAGGACCAGCCGGCCGAGAAGCTGGTGCCGCTGCGAGGACGGGGCGAGCGAGCTCGCGTCGAAGACGCGGACCCGAACAAGACCGAGCACACCGATGATCCGGACCGGCCCCCGGACGAACCCGGCGACAAGTAGGCTCTGCGCGGCTCGATGACGGCTCGAGCCGCGCATAGGTGCGTCCGTCGGGCGGGGTGCCTGGGACAAATCCGCTCTCGGTCGAGCACGAGCTAGCAGGAAGCCCACGTGGCTGGATTCATGAGGGCGGGAGGCGGGGGCACGCGCCGCAATTTCCCTGATCCGTCGCCGTGGGCGCGGCGGCGGGGGCGGCGGCCGAGGAGCACATGGGGCTGGCGTGGGGAGGGGGGGGGGGCGCGCCGCAATTTCCCTGATCCGTCGCCGTGGGCGCGACGGCGGGGGCGGCGGCCGAGGAGCACAGGGGGCTGGCGTGGGGAGGGAGCGAGGGGCTGGCGGGGGAGAGGGAGCGAGTCCCCCGCGCTTCGCGCTTTCCGTCTCCACGGGGGCGGCGGCCGAGGAGCACATGGGGCTGGCGGGGGGGGGCGCCGCAGCGGGGGGCCGTCAGGGCCGCAGCTCAAGTCTGCTGAGCCCTCTGCTTCGGCGGAACTCGCGGCAGCTCTGGGCCCGACCGATGATTTCGGATGCAGACACGTTGCACGGACCATCGACGTCGCATGGGCGATAGCCGTAGCTGCCTCTCAGGCTGCCGCTGTCGACTCGAAGCACCCATTGATCGGGTCGTGCGCCAGGCGACAGCGTGTAGTTGTCGCCGCGCATGGCTTCCACGAATTGCAGCACGGAGCCACACTCGACAGTGTCATCGCGCTCATGCCGGCACCAACCGAAAGGGCTCATTCCAAGGCGCCAGCGCTGCCGGCTGACATTCTGATATACGTAGTCTGGTGTAATGAGCACGTAGCTAGGGAGAGACGTCATTAGACTGAAGCGGTCGTTCACATTCAACTCTTCCGGCATTCCCTCTAAGTACGGCACCAATAGGACCTGAGAGGGCCCAGGCTGCTGTGGGCTGCAGACGGCGTACTCCCCGGCGCCAGAGCACGCAACCGTGCCACAACTGATCCAGACCACGTAGAGTCCAAGTAGGATTCTCCAGCGTGTGTGAGCCGCGCTACTCATCTACTACTGGCGCTCGCTTTGGGGGGGCCCGCCGAGGACGCCGGGGCGCCGCGGTCGAGAAGCACATGGGGCTGGCGGGGGGCGGGGCGTCCTGAGTGCGCTCGGGGGGGCGCACATGGGGCTGATTGCGCTCGGCGGTGCAACCTAATTCACCACCAAACTCTCCAGCCTCACTATCGGATGCCCCTCTTCACGATGAAGATAGTGGACGCGCACGTGGGCGCCCTCGCGAAGCGCTCTAGCTCTGTTGCAGAACGTCATCGACATCTTGGATCCATGATAACGGAACTCGACCCCGCGCACACCAAACCTCTCGTCTAGATGCGCCCCACGTAATCATTCGACGAGATAACAGCCCCGGACGTCCAACTTTGAAGAACGGTATCCCGAGATCCACCGCGGCCGAGGAGCACATGGGGCTGATTGCGCTGGGCTGATTGGGCTCGCGGCGTCAACGAACCAAGTAGCGTCGCTCCTCCCATCCGCGGATCCAGGTCCGACCGAGAACCGGATCGAGGGCATCCGGTGTGCACACCTGAATCGCGTGCAGACGGCGTAACTCGGCCGGCGTGGGCTCATCCTCGACGCGAGCAAGACGTTCGACCACGGTCTGCGTGTCCGAATCCATCTGCAATAAATCGACCGCCGCCAGGAACGTCAGGACACGGGCTGTCTCAGGAGACACTCCGCGTTCGGCGCGCACATCCATGATCATTTGCTCGAACTGATGCTCGAACTCCCCACACGGCCCGTGCCACGGAAGGACGGCTCGAAGATCTGGGACGGCGCAACTGCTGATAGACTCGCGGAGGGTCTGTTCCAGGCAGCGCTGGCCGCTTGATTGAAACACGACCCAACAAAGCTCTTCGGCAGGGACGGACCAGAGCGTTTCGCCGTCGGGTATCATCGATAGCGGCATTTCGGCACATCGCGTTTCATAGCGCTCGACGAAACACGCTAGATCTCCCCGATCGGGAAGCACGATCTCCGCATCTCGGGCGTCCGTGACGTCATACGAGAGCACGTTGATTCCACCACAGGGCGGCGGAGTCACCAGCCTGGCTCCACATCCGCTCACCGCGAGCATCATGGGCACGATGGCCGCGATCGGGCGGATCGCGAACCCCATGGAAATACTTCGCACCGTTCTCACGGGGGGCGGCGTCCAAAGAGCAGATGGGGCTGATTGCGCCTCGCGCGAGTGTACACGGGGTACATATATTGACGGGTCGTAGGGCGGGTGTCGGCGGAGGACCTGGTGAAGGCGTGGGGCCTACTCGGCTGTGCTGAGGTCGGGCGTTTCATTCGGTCTCGACGAACGCGTCGCCAACGATCCGCAGCGTGGGGTCGGGGGCAGGTAGGTAGCCTCGTCGTTCAACGTGATAGCACTGGTCGCCACTGCCGAAGGAAACAGAATACGCCTCCCATGTATCTGATGACGAGGGCTCGCGAAGCTCACAGGCAGCACTCGTAAGATCCGGCCAAGCAGGGCGCGGCCGGCTTTCCGGACAGCACGTCAGGAAGGTATGCCACGAGCAAGAAATAGTCCGCGTACTTCGCCCGAATGAGGTCTGAATGGTCGCGATATGAGGGACAGTACCCGAGTCGCAACGCCGAGTGACCGGCGTCGCTCCCGCGACAGTCACCATCCCACGTGGATCATACGGCATGCTGCACTGGTTCACGATCGAACTGCCGAACAACTCGCTACAGATGACAGGCTGACCGTCGACGATGCACGCGAATTCAGTCTCCTGGGCTGACGCACCAAGCAGGATCTCGGAACCACGGCCTCCGGCCGAGCTTGCGTCGTACCAAAGCTACACGCGGAACCAAGAGCCACGCCGGTGCACAGCACGACCCGTCTCATTGCGACGGGGCACTTCATGGGGCCGGGACCCTAGACGTACGTGCACGCGCACGGTCCGTGGCGGCCTGCTGGATGCGCTCGATGTGCGGCTCCACGATCTGCTCGTGCATTGGTGAGTCTCCGTGCAGGTGCGGTCCCACTCGCCGTGCGAGTCATGCATGCTTTCCGTGCCACAGGGTACCCGACCTGTTCGCCTGCATCGACTGCACGCAGGGAGGAGACAACGCCCAGGCCCTCTGAACACGCCTTGACTTGCGATCCGAGTGAGCGCCCGTACTGCAATACGCCGTCTGGCCAACACCGTAACCCCCTCCCGGATATCAAGGCACATGTCCATGCGGGGCGTCGAAGTGCGGTGGGCGAGGAGGACTTGGGACTGATGGCGCCTCATGGCGTAGTTTCCGCAGTTCGTACCGTTCTCGCGGGGGCGACGCTCGAGGGCATGAGGCTGATTGCACCTCGCGCAGCTCTGGCATACGATTGGCAGCCAGATCATTTCAGAAACTGCCCCGCATGTTCTCCTGGGAGCCGAGCCCGTGCCTCGAGACTCTTACGGCTGGGCGTCGTACAGGACACTCCAAGTGCGCTGGCTCCCAAGATACCTGCTGATGGCGCTTCTGCTGGAATCGTGTGGGGCAACAGCGCCTCCTGCACAGTCCCGCACGACACATACGGATAATGACTACACTGAACAAGATTCCCCACGGGTTCTTAGAGCTTTCGATGCTTCGGTCGTACTGGGATTGGGGTCCGCCGAGCGCGTGTCCGGCCGCATGGCTTCAGTCACGTGTGGTGATGACATTGGCTGCGCCACGGACGAGGCCGGCCAGGCGTACTGCTGGGGGCGGTCCCGCGTAGACACCCCGGCCATGCCAGCAGGGGTTCTGCACCGATCTCCGACACGAATCGAAGTAGGATCAGCTCGTCGCGTTCAGGGACATCCGCTATGTGTAGAGGGGTGGACCTCCCAGCTCAGGTGCTGGCGGACGAATCGCTTCGAAGAGTTTCCGTGGCGTGTTCGGTCGTTTGACATCTCTCGATCCGGTTGTGTCATATCCCTCGACGGTGTGCTTCGTTGTTCCGCTTTGGCACATCCTGAACCCATTCTCGAACAGCCACCTCCAGCTGCGTTTCTGCCAATGGCAATCCCGGAGCCAGTGGTCGATGTAGCCGACTCCGGTGCTAGGCGATGCGCCGTGACCGAGTCTGGTGGTCTGTACTGCTGGGGCCGAAACCGTGGACGTTTGGGTCTTGGACACCGCGAAGATAGGTACGAACCGGAGCGGGTGGAGGGTCTGCCGCCGGTGGTCGCCGTGTCCATGGGGGCGGCGCACATCTGTGCACTCGACGAGGAAGGCACGGTCTGGTGCTGGGGCCTGAATCATCGTGGCCAGGTGAGCCCCGAAACGTCGCACTCGATCGAGACGCCGACCCCTCGCCCTGCCTTGTCACCGGCGACCAGAGTCGTTGCGTGGGGGACATCGACTTGTGCGGTAGTGGGCCGGCGCCTTCGTTGTACCAAAGACACGCACCCCAGTGCGCGGGCAGCTCATCGATTCGCTAGTGCTAGTGTAGGAGATGACGCAGTCTTCGAGCTCTTCGTCGGACTGCAATCACCTCTGCGCGACCTCTGCATTGGCGCCGGGGTTGGCTGTATGATCGACGAGAGCGGAGTCCTCTACTGCTGGGACCCACACCTGAATGAGTCCGGACTCGTTCGTCTCAGTAGGCCGTAGAGGCCGTCCCGGGACGCCTCTCAGGTCGCGGGCTGGGCGGCGCGCCACAGCCAGAGCGCGGCGAGGGTCATCGCGCCGGCCTCCACGGCGACCAGGAGCCACTGCTTCGCGACGATCCCGTCGACGACCATGCCGAGGAGCCGCGCCGCGAGCGCGCCGGCCATGAAGTAGAAGATCGCGGAGGGGATGCTCGTCGACCAGGGACGAAGCTCGGTGATGGCGATGAAGGACAGCCCCACCCCGAACAGCATGCCGCCGCGGACCCGGCGCTCGACCGCCTCGAAGAGGTCGGGGGGAGGCTCGGCGCCACCGGTGAGGGCGCCGAACCAGCCGGGGAACGCGGCGGCGGCGACGCCGACGACGGCCAGAATGATCCCGAAGATGCGATATCCAGTCATTTCTTCTCCCAGCCGCAGCTCGAGCCTCTCACGGAGTCGCGAGCTCGCGAATTCTCACGATCAAGTCCTCGCTCAACCCGCTCGCCACGACCCACGCGGAGCCTGGGCGAAGTCCGCCCCTCCCGCTCGACGATCGGGAGCGCCTGTTCGGGCACGCGGTGGGGGCTGCCCCCTCTCAGCCGCTCCCTGAGAGCCGACCACTTGCGAGGCTCCGCGCTGCATGACGTCGCGGAAACGGTCGCCGCCCCATCGCTCCGAAGCCCGCACCCGATCCAGGCGCGCCGCATCGGGCTGTGCGCCCATTGCCGCGGTCCATCCACGTCCCTTCGCACCCAGTCTCCGGAGGGGGGCATGCGCCCTTCCCCCGACTGCCAAAGCCGGCTCGGGCGGTCGCCCCATGTCACTCGCTCACGCGAATGGTTGCCGCACCTTCGCATTCGGAACCGAATCACGCCCCGGATTCGGCTCGCGAAGACCGCCCCGACGCCGCTCGGAGCTTCCACTCGAAGCCGGTCGCCTTCTCCGAGAGGTCCCACAGCCGCTCCATCACGGCCTTGTCGTAGGCGTAGGGCTCCAGCGTCCCTCTCCCGACCGGGCCGACCCACTCGTTCGCGCCGGTGGGGCCGTACAGCGCCCTCGCCTCGAGGCCGGGCTCCGTGGCGCACATCACCTCGGGGTAGGCCCCCTTCTCGGCCGACTGAACCATGGGCGAGAGCGACATGAGCCCGAACGCCATCCGGGTCATCAGGTTGCCGCTGGTCTTGATGAGGGAGGTCTTCGACGAGCCGGGGTGGCAGACGAAGACACCGACCTCTTTGTTTGCTGCCTTCAGACGATCCTGCAGCTCGTAGGCGAACATCATCTGCGCGAGCTTGCTCTGCGAGTAGACGCTGTTCTGCTGGTAGTTCGCGTCCCAGTTCATGTCGTCGAACTGGATGGTGCGGATGCCCATCTTGTAGCCGAGGCTGGCGACCACCACGATGCGGCCCTTCGACTCCTCGATGCGCTCGAAGAGCAGCCCACAGAGCAGAAAGTGACCGTAGTGATTCGTGCCGAGCTGGCTCTCGAAGCCGTCCACGGTGAGCTTCTGCGTCGGCACCTGGGCGATGGCCGCGTTGCAGATGAGGGCGTCGATCCGGGGCACCGTCTTCAGCACCTCCGCCGCGGCCTCGCGCACGCTCGCCAGCACCGCGAGGTCCATGCGCACGAAGGACACGTCGGCGTCGGCGCCGAGCTCCTCCTTCAGGGTCGCGATGGCGGCGGCCGAC from Sandaracinaceae bacterium encodes:
- a CDS encoding SDR family oxidoreductase; translation: MADTTFGPKGWTPERLGSLAGKTYLITGANAGTGREAARLLLSKGARVVMLNRNPEKSAAAIATLKEELGADADVSFVRMDLAVLASVREAAAEVLKTVPRIDALICNAAIAQVPTQKLTVDGFESQLGTNHYGHFLLCGLLFERIEESKGRIVVVASLGYKMGIRTIQFDDMNWDANYQQNSVYSQSKLAQMMFAYELQDRLKAANKEVGVFVCHPGSSKTSLIKTSGNLMTRMAFGLMSLSPMVQSAEKGAYPEVMCATEPGLEARALYGPTGANEWVGPVGRGTLEPYAYDKAVMERLWDLSEKATGFEWKLRAASGRSSRAESGA